A DNA window from Drosophila virilis strain 15010-1051.87 chromosome 4, Dvir_AGI_RSII-ME, whole genome shotgun sequence contains the following coding sequences:
- the LOC6628400 gene encoding eukaryotic translation initiation factor eIF1, whose translation MSIQNLNSRDPFADAIKGPDDDIQDGLVHIRIQQRNGRKTLTTVQGLSAEYDLKKIVRSCKKEFACNGTVIEHPEYGEVLQLQGDQRENICQWLTKVGLAKADRLKVHGF comes from the coding sequence ATGTCCATTCAGAATCTCAACTCGCGCGATCCATTCGCCGATGCCATCAAGGGACCAGATGATGACATTCAGGACGGTCTCGTCCACATTCGTATCCAACAGCGCAACGGGCGCAAGACTTTAACAACCGTTCAGGGCTTGTCAGCCGAATACGATCTAAAGAAAATTGTACGCTCTTGCAAAAAGGAATTCGCATGCAACGGCACTGTCATTGAGCATCCCGAATACGGCGAGGTATTGCAGCTCCAGGGTGATCAACGCGAGAATATTTGCCAGTGGCTAACTAAGGTGGGGCTGGCCAAGGCCGATCGCCTCAAGGTCCATGGATTCTGA